One region of Eleutherodactylus coqui strain aEleCoq1 chromosome 5, aEleCoq1.hap1, whole genome shotgun sequence genomic DNA includes:
- the NMRK1 gene encoding nicotinamide riboside kinase 1, whose amino-acid sequence MIRHFTMCARPVHSHPADKEDSSARAHTNPRRAAMKTFIVGIGGVTNGGKTTLANSLLEILPNCSLISQDNYFKPEAEVATDERGFKQFDVLEALEMEAMMSDVLSWITQHKGAEQPKTSQGKYDDSVHFLIIEGFLLYNYKPLDDVFDRRYFLTVPYEECKKRRSKRVYEPPDPPGYFDGHVWPMYIKHKEEMDKLQREIVFLDGTNTKEEMLCCVYSDIKRVAFHCTS is encoded by the exons ATGATCCGTCACTTCACCATGTGTGCTCGTCCTGTTCACTCCCACCCAGCTGACAAAGAGGACAGTTCTGCAAGAGCGCACACG AACCCAAGAAGAGCCGCCATGAAAACGTTCATTGTTGGAATTGGTGG TGTGACAAATGGTGGGAAAACAACACTCGCCAACAGTCTACTGGAAATACTTCCCAACTGCAGTTTAATCAGCCAGGATAACTATTTTAAG CCAGAGGCAGAAGTTGCAACAGATGAAAGAGGATTTAAGCAGTTTGATG TGCTTGAGGCTTTAGAAATGGAAGCAATGATGTCAGATGTACTTTCATGGATCACACAGCATAAAGGAGCGGAACAGCCAAAAACTTCACAAGGAAAATATGATGATTCTGTACACTTTTTGATAATTGAAGGCTTCCTCCTGTACAACTACAA GCCTTTGGATGATGTGTTTGACCGAAGGTATTTCCTAACTGTTCCTTATGAGGAATGTAAGAAGAGGAGAAG CAAACGGGTTTATGAACCTCCAGATCCTCCAGGATATTTTGATGGACATGTGTGGCCCATGTATATAAAGCACAAAGAAGAAATGGACAAGCTTCAAAGGGAAATAG TTTTTTTAGATGGCACTAATACAAAAGAAGAAATGCTCTGCTGTGTGTATTCTGACATTAAAAGAGTTG cttttcATTGTACGTCCTAA